One region of Micromonospora ureilytica genomic DNA includes:
- the trxB gene encoding thioredoxin-disulfide reductase — protein MDEVRNLIIIGSGPAGYTAAVYAARANLKPLIIEGVQSGGALMTTTEVENFPGFADGILGPELMDNMRKQAERFGAEFLTDDVTRVELVDTGDAGSGAVSTVWVGETAYRARSIILSTGSAWRPLGVPGEQEFLGHGVSSCATCDGFFFRNQHIVVVGGGDSAMEEASFLTRFAESVTIIHRRDSFRASKIMADRALSNEKIKVEWNSAVEEILGDDGKVTGVRVRNVHTGETKVLDVTGVFVAIGHDPRSELFQGQVEMDDEGYVKVHAPSTRTNVPGVFAAGDLVDHTYRQAITAAGTGCAAALDAERFIATLS, from the coding sequence GTGGACGAGGTCCGCAACCTGATCATCATCGGCTCCGGGCCGGCCGGCTACACAGCTGCGGTCTACGCCGCACGCGCCAACCTGAAGCCGCTGATCATTGAGGGCGTGCAGTCCGGTGGCGCGCTGATGACCACGACCGAGGTGGAAAACTTCCCCGGCTTCGCCGACGGCATCCTCGGCCCCGAGCTGATGGACAACATGCGCAAGCAGGCCGAGCGGTTCGGCGCGGAGTTCCTCACCGACGACGTGACCCGGGTCGAGCTGGTGGACACCGGCGACGCCGGCTCCGGCGCGGTGAGCACCGTCTGGGTTGGCGAGACCGCCTACCGGGCGCGATCCATCATCCTCTCCACAGGTTCGGCCTGGCGTCCGCTGGGCGTGCCCGGCGAGCAGGAGTTCCTCGGCCACGGCGTCTCCTCCTGTGCCACCTGCGACGGCTTCTTCTTCCGCAACCAGCACATCGTGGTCGTCGGCGGTGGCGATTCGGCGATGGAGGAGGCCAGCTTCCTCACCCGCTTCGCGGAGTCGGTCACCATCATCCACCGCCGCGACTCGTTCCGGGCCAGCAAGATCATGGCCGACCGGGCGCTGAGCAACGAGAAGATCAAGGTCGAGTGGAACAGCGCCGTCGAGGAGATTCTGGGCGACGACGGCAAGGTCACCGGGGTACGCGTCCGCAACGTGCACACCGGCGAGACCAAGGTGCTGGACGTGACCGGCGTCTTCGTCGCCATCGGTCACGACCCCCGCAGCGAGCTCTTCCAGGGCCAGGTCGAGATGGACGACGAGGGCTACGTCAAGGTCCACGCCCCGAGCACCCGCACCAACGTGCCGGGTGTCTTCGCCGCCGGTGACCTGGTCGACCACACCTACCGTCAGGCGATCACCGCGGCCGGCACCGGTTGTGCCGCCGCGCTCGACGCCGAACGGTTCATCGCGACGCTCAGCTGA
- the sigM gene encoding RNA polymerase sigma factor SigM: MDERAAARDLELLRAHVAGDRDAFAELFHRHRDRLWAVALRTLGDREEAADALQDALLSAHRAAARFRGDSAVTTWLHRIVVNACLDRIRRRQAHPTVPLPDGNRGEDGSGTGGLEPVAPATDHDTVLVVREALAALPLEQRAALVLVDVQGYPVAEVARILGVAEGTVKSRCARGRARLAVLLGHLRPTAVATPSTRAAPAAPITGVPGVTPGNHGPVEGVGSGSGRYRRDANQEDT, from the coding sequence ATGGACGAGCGCGCCGCCGCAAGAGACCTGGAGCTGCTGCGCGCGCACGTCGCCGGAGACCGGGACGCCTTCGCCGAGTTGTTCCACCGGCACCGGGACCGGTTGTGGGCGGTGGCCCTGCGGACGCTCGGCGACCGCGAGGAGGCCGCCGACGCACTCCAGGACGCCCTGCTGTCGGCTCATCGGGCGGCGGCCCGGTTCCGCGGTGACTCCGCCGTCACGACCTGGCTGCACCGGATCGTGGTCAACGCCTGCCTGGACCGGATCCGACGCCGGCAGGCGCACCCCACCGTGCCACTGCCGGACGGCAACCGGGGCGAGGACGGATCGGGCACCGGCGGGCTGGAGCCGGTGGCACCGGCAACGGACCACGACACCGTGCTGGTGGTCCGCGAGGCGCTCGCCGCGCTGCCCCTTGAGCAACGCGCCGCGCTGGTGCTGGTCGACGTACAGGGCTATCCGGTCGCCGAGGTCGCCCGCATCCTCGGCGTCGCCGAGGGGACGGTGAAGAGCCGGTGCGCCCGAGGTCGGGCGCGGCTGGCCGTGCTGCTCGGGCATCTCCGCCCCACTGCCGTCGCGACGCCTTCGACCCGAGCGGCCCCTGCCGCCCCGATCACGGGCGTGCCCGGCGTCACGCCAGGGAACCACGGCCCGGTGGAGGGCGTCGGATCGGGGTCGGGCCGGTATCGGCGGGACGCCAACCAGGAGGACACGTGA
- a CDS encoding protein kinase family protein, producing MPSSSGSSIDTITEGGRVTQVGEGQEADESAPPVMTFGAPTAGEVLAERYELVEHINNDSAGRLVWRGVDVILRRPVAVVLRYPGGDSATEMLQAAVAASRVIHPNLVGVYDAIDEADRAYVVREWVDGQSMRDLAADGPLDPARATAIGNAVASALAAVHATGMVHGNVHPGTVMISDEGRVVLADARTDGADSQENDIRAVGGVLYFALTGSWPHAEAPLRGATAGHGRAAIPDAVRDAGGAIAAPRQVRAGVPAYLDDLTMDLLDAEIAPPSSDVLAAELARLDVPAEDEHYLDNSGPLRFAAETGEEPSPLAAAGGRKVAVGIAGLLAVALVGLLIGIIALGGEDKDPQSNPVAAPTSSAPAGDATPAAATARKLTVKNVRIIDPDSKDRSEVDGAEKVIDGDEDKGWETETYKNLPNFGNLKKGMGVWIDLGQPHTVRSVQAVLSATGASAQLLAGTTNPESSSSGDKQLVASYKTPIGQPFEDHDGTTMTFNGFDADQKYQYLLFWITELPPTEDGFKLGVQEITVQGS from the coding sequence ATGCCCAGCAGTTCGGGTTCATCGATCGACACGATCACCGAGGGAGGACGGGTGACCCAGGTCGGCGAGGGTCAGGAGGCGGACGAAAGCGCTCCTCCGGTAATGACCTTCGGTGCTCCCACGGCCGGTGAAGTCCTCGCCGAGCGGTACGAGCTGGTTGAGCACATCAACAACGACAGTGCGGGTCGGCTGGTCTGGCGCGGGGTCGACGTCATCCTGCGCCGTCCCGTTGCCGTGGTGCTGCGTTACCCGGGTGGCGACTCCGCCACCGAGATGCTTCAGGCGGCCGTCGCGGCCAGCCGGGTCATCCACCCCAACCTGGTAGGCGTCTACGACGCGATCGACGAGGCCGACCGGGCGTACGTGGTGCGCGAGTGGGTCGACGGGCAGTCCATGCGGGACCTGGCGGCCGACGGCCCCCTGGACCCGGCTCGGGCCACCGCCATCGGCAACGCCGTCGCGAGCGCACTCGCCGCGGTGCACGCCACAGGCATGGTGCACGGCAACGTCCACCCCGGCACCGTCATGATCAGTGACGAGGGTCGCGTGGTCCTGGCCGACGCCCGCACCGACGGCGCCGACAGCCAGGAGAACGACATCCGGGCGGTCGGCGGTGTCCTCTACTTCGCGCTGACCGGTTCCTGGCCGCACGCCGAGGCACCGCTGCGCGGCGCCACCGCCGGCCACGGCCGCGCCGCCATCCCGGACGCTGTTCGGGACGCCGGAGGCGCCATCGCTGCGCCCCGCCAGGTTCGGGCGGGCGTTCCGGCGTACCTGGACGACCTGACCATGGATCTACTCGACGCCGAGATCGCGCCGCCGTCCTCCGACGTGCTCGCCGCCGAGTTGGCGCGGCTGGACGTGCCGGCCGAGGACGAGCACTACCTCGACAACAGCGGCCCGCTGCGGTTCGCCGCCGAGACCGGGGAAGAGCCGTCGCCGCTGGCCGCGGCCGGGGGTCGCAAGGTCGCCGTCGGCATCGCTGGTCTGCTGGCCGTCGCCCTGGTCGGTCTGCTGATCGGAATCATCGCGCTGGGCGGCGAGGACAAGGACCCGCAGTCCAACCCGGTCGCCGCGCCGACCTCCAGTGCCCCGGCCGGCGACGCCACCCCGGCCGCGGCGACTGCCCGCAAGCTGACCGTGAAGAACGTCCGGATCATCGACCCGGACAGCAAGGACCGCAGTGAGGTCGACGGCGCCGAGAAGGTCATCGACGGTGACGAGGACAAGGGCTGGGAGACCGAGACCTACAAAAACCTGCCCAACTTCGGCAACCTGAAGAAGGGCATGGGCGTCTGGATCGACCTCGGCCAGCCGCACACCGTCAGGTCGGTGCAGGCGGTGCTGTCGGCCACCGGCGCGTCCGCTCAACTGCTCGCCGGCACGACCAACCCGGAGTCCAGCTCCAGCGGTGACAAGCAGTTGGTCGCGAGCTACAAGACCCCGATCGGCCAGCCGTTCGAGGACCACGACGGCACCACCATGACGTTCAACGGCTTCGACGCCGACCAGAAATACCAGTACCTGCTGTTCTGGATCACCGAGTTGCCTCCGACCGAGGATGGGTTCAAGCTGGGGGTGCAGGAGATTACGGTCCAGGGGTCGTGA
- the murJ gene encoding murein biosynthesis integral membrane protein MurJ, with the protein MSGGLYRSANAANDGGADVRPGDGATFISAEPLNQPAMESTAPPQEQVGEASAATNSAVMAVGSLVSRGTGFLRNLVIAAALGGALVGDAYTTAQILPGMVYEFLLGGVLTSVLIPVLVRRRKVDTDGGQAYAQRLLTLAVLALGVAALLAVVGASTLTWLYGSGESTGEYSKLVTGLARLMLPMIFFSGLSALISAVLNTRGHFAAPMWAPILNNLVVIGTAGLYIAIFGAEIVKPGEMTTGRILLIGGGTLLGVAIQAMGLLPALRKVGFRWKLRFDFRALGLRELGRLGAWMICYVAVSQVGLIVLFNLLNRAGKENAAGPLIYNNVFLLLMTAHGIIAVSIITALMPRMSAAAADGRYADVAADLSRGTRTVTAVLAPIAVCYAVLATPIAFTLFRFGAFNEDNATATSVVLLAAALALVPFAVSQLFTFAFYALPDTRTPALINIPVVALRIGVQIVLFVAFSASFAGAGMMIGNAVSYLAAAIASAWLLRPRVGRIGLGEIMRTGGRVLVAALGAALVGLIVVKLLPGDATPSRLQAIVQLVIGGAVIGGTYLGLAMLLKIGEITEVVGMVRRRLGR; encoded by the coding sequence ATGAGCGGCGGGCTCTACCGCAGCGCCAACGCCGCGAACGATGGCGGCGCCGACGTCCGTCCCGGGGACGGCGCCACGTTCATCTCCGCCGAGCCGCTGAACCAGCCGGCCATGGAGTCGACCGCGCCGCCGCAGGAGCAGGTCGGCGAGGCGAGCGCGGCGACCAACAGCGCGGTGATGGCGGTCGGCAGCCTGGTCAGCCGGGGCACCGGCTTCCTGCGCAACCTGGTGATCGCCGCGGCGCTCGGCGGCGCGCTGGTCGGTGACGCGTACACCACCGCACAGATCCTGCCCGGCATGGTCTACGAGTTCCTACTCGGCGGCGTGCTCACCAGCGTGTTGATCCCGGTGCTGGTGCGCCGCCGCAAGGTCGACACCGACGGCGGCCAGGCGTACGCCCAGCGGCTGCTGACCCTGGCGGTTCTTGCCCTCGGCGTGGCCGCGCTGCTCGCGGTCGTGGGCGCCTCGACGCTGACCTGGCTCTACGGCAGCGGTGAGTCGACCGGCGAGTATTCGAAGCTGGTCACGGGACTGGCACGCCTGATGCTGCCGATGATCTTCTTCTCGGGGCTGAGCGCGCTGATCAGTGCGGTGCTCAACACCCGGGGGCACTTCGCCGCCCCGATGTGGGCACCGATTCTGAACAACCTCGTGGTGATCGGCACCGCAGGCCTCTACATCGCCATCTTCGGCGCGGAGATCGTCAAGCCCGGGGAGATGACCACCGGGCGGATCCTGCTGATTGGCGGTGGCACCCTGCTCGGCGTCGCCATTCAGGCGATGGGACTGCTGCCGGCGCTGCGCAAGGTCGGCTTCCGCTGGAAGCTGCGCTTCGACTTCCGCGCCCTCGGCCTGCGCGAGCTGGGCCGGCTCGGCGCGTGGATGATCTGTTACGTCGCGGTGAGCCAGGTCGGCTTGATCGTGCTGTTCAACCTGTTGAACCGGGCCGGCAAGGAGAACGCGGCCGGCCCACTGATCTACAACAACGTCTTCCTGCTGCTGATGACCGCGCACGGCATCATCGCCGTCTCGATCATCACGGCGCTCATGCCCCGGATGAGCGCGGCCGCCGCCGACGGCCGATACGCCGACGTCGCCGCCGACCTGTCGCGGGGCACCCGCACGGTCACGGCGGTGCTCGCCCCGATCGCGGTCTGCTACGCCGTCCTCGCCACCCCGATCGCGTTCACGCTGTTCAGGTTCGGCGCGTTCAACGAGGACAACGCCACTGCTACCTCCGTCGTGTTGCTCGCCGCCGCGCTGGCGCTGGTCCCGTTCGCGGTGAGCCAGCTCTTCACCTTCGCCTTCTACGCGCTACCGGACACCCGCACTCCCGCGCTGATCAACATCCCCGTGGTGGCACTGCGGATCGGCGTGCAGATCGTGCTCTTCGTGGCCTTCTCGGCGAGCTTTGCCGGCGCCGGGATGATGATCGGCAATGCCGTCTCCTACCTGGCGGCAGCAATCGCGTCCGCCTGGCTGCTTCGCCCCCGCGTCGGCCGCATCGGCCTCGGCGAGATCATGCGGACCGGCGGCCGGGTCCTGGTCGCGGCGCTCGGTGCCGCCCTTGTCGGCCTCATCGTCGTCAAGCTACTGCCGGGGGATGCCACGCCAAGCCGCCTTCAGGCGATCGTGCAACTCGTGATCGGTGGTGCGGTGATCGGCGGGACCTACCTGGGTCTGGCCATGCTGCTGAAGATCGGGGAGATCACCGAGGTGGTCGGAATGGTTCGCCGCCGCCTCGGTCGCTGA
- a CDS encoding CCA tRNA nucleotidyltransferase, producing MSEASAPHAADRRELTAAQRNAVAELLRVSPVADELGRRFVRAGHELHLVGGSVRDALLGRLGDDLDFCTDAHPDETLRIIKGWAESIWETGREFGTIGAQRDGLRLEITTFRAESYDQVTRNPVVVYGTSLDEDLKRRDFTINAMAVSLPEHRFTDPHGGLADLSAKVIRTPSTPGESFGDDPLRMLRAARFAAQLRFAVHPDVHVAMTEMAADLDRITAERIRDEFTKLLCGADPITGLRLLVDTGLAERFLPELTGLKLEIDEHAQHKDVYEHTLTVVENAVSYEEEGCDFILRMAALLHDVGKPATKAVGSDGRVSFHHHEVVGARLTKARMKAMRYPKEVTAKVTALVALHLRFYGYGRGEWTDSAVRRYVADAGDLLPRLHKLTRSDCTTRNRRKAAQLAADYDALEDRIARIAAEEDLARVRPDLDGNAIMELLGVPPGPVVGRAWKHLKEQRLEHGPLDRDAAEAELLRWARAEGLIS from the coding sequence ATGTCCGAAGCCTCTGCTCCTCACGCCGCCGACCGCCGCGAACTCACCGCCGCGCAGCGCAACGCCGTCGCCGAATTGCTCCGGGTGTCCCCGGTCGCCGACGAGTTGGGCCGCCGCTTCGTCCGCGCCGGTCACGAGTTGCACCTGGTGGGCGGTTCGGTGCGGGATGCCCTGCTCGGTCGGCTCGGCGACGACCTCGACTTCTGCACCGACGCGCATCCCGACGAGACCCTGCGGATCATCAAGGGCTGGGCCGAGTCGATCTGGGAGACCGGTCGCGAGTTCGGCACCATCGGCGCTCAGCGCGACGGTCTCCGGCTGGAGATCACCACCTTCCGTGCGGAGTCGTACGACCAGGTCACCCGCAACCCGGTGGTGGTGTACGGCACCAGCCTCGACGAGGACCTGAAGCGGCGCGACTTCACGATCAACGCGATGGCGGTCAGCCTGCCGGAGCACCGGTTCACCGACCCGCACGGTGGGCTGGCCGACCTCTCGGCCAAGGTGATCCGTACCCCGAGCACGCCGGGTGAGTCGTTCGGTGACGACCCGCTGCGGATGTTGCGGGCCGCCCGGTTCGCTGCCCAGCTGCGTTTCGCCGTGCACCCGGACGTGCACGTGGCGATGACCGAGATGGCCGCCGACCTGGACCGGATCACCGCCGAGCGGATCCGCGACGAGTTCACCAAGCTGCTCTGCGGCGCGGACCCGATCACCGGGCTGCGGCTGCTGGTCGACACCGGCCTGGCCGAGCGGTTCCTGCCGGAGCTGACCGGGCTGAAGCTGGAGATCGACGAGCACGCCCAGCACAAGGACGTCTACGAGCACACGTTGACGGTCGTCGAGAACGCGGTTTCGTACGAGGAGGAGGGCTGTGACTTCATCCTGCGGATGGCTGCCCTCCTGCACGACGTGGGCAAGCCGGCGACGAAGGCGGTCGGGTCCGACGGTCGGGTCAGCTTCCACCACCACGAGGTGGTCGGCGCCCGCCTGACCAAGGCCCGGATGAAGGCGATGCGGTACCCGAAGGAGGTCACCGCGAAGGTGACGGCGCTTGTCGCGTTGCACCTGCGCTTCTACGGGTACGGGCGGGGCGAGTGGACCGACTCGGCGGTGCGACGCTACGTCGCCGATGCCGGTGACCTGCTGCCCCGCCTGCACAAGCTGACCCGCTCGGACTGCACCACCCGTAACCGGCGCAAGGCGGCCCAGCTCGCGGCCGACTACGACGCGCTGGAGGATCGGATCGCCCGGATCGCCGCCGAGGAGGACCTGGCGCGGGTTCGACCCGACCTGGACGGCAACGCGATCATGGAGCTGCTCGGCGTGCCGCCGGGGCCGGTGGTCGGGCGGGCGTGGAAGCACCTCAAGGAGCAGCGCCTCGAGCACGGCCCGCTGGACCGGGACGCCGCCGAGGCGGAGCTGCTGCGCTGGGCCCGCGCCGAGGGTCTCATCAGTTAG
- a CDS encoding flotillin family protein has product MALLIAIGGAILLALILVFFVLSRIKVAGPNEAFIVTGRKGRTTQTADGGRSTDNSGQKVVLGASVFVLPVVQKLQSLDLSSRRIDVGIRGAVSKQGIRADLHGVAIVKVGGTEDAIRAAAQRFLHQQDEIDNFTREVLAGALRSIVGRLTVEEVIRDRAAFASAVAEEAEHSMTNQGLVLDTFQLQDILAEGSYLQDLGRPEAARVLKDAAIAEARARQQAEQERLLAEEAIAEANRNLALKQAGIQAEIDAAKAKSAAAGPLAQAERDQAILSEQQKVAERNAELKQRQLDTEVRKPADAARYKVEQEAEAARAAAVLHADAQRQSVIAAAQASAEQARLTGEGERARRAALAEANAIEGAKEGEAEQRRRSAIADAVEREGQADAAAILAKGEAEADAMARKAEAFAAYGEAAVLDLLVKVLPQVVEAASAPIGAIDKMTVISTDGASSLTKSVAGNVAQGLQLGSDLTGIDLPGLLARLGSASTPTGNGAASVDGKAVESR; this is encoded by the coding sequence ATGGCCCTACTCATCGCCATCGGTGGCGCAATCCTCCTCGCGCTCATCCTGGTGTTCTTCGTGCTCTCCCGGATCAAGGTGGCCGGCCCGAACGAGGCGTTCATCGTCACCGGACGCAAGGGCCGCACCACGCAGACCGCTGACGGTGGGCGGTCCACCGACAACTCCGGGCAGAAGGTCGTGCTGGGCGCCTCGGTCTTCGTCCTGCCGGTGGTGCAGAAGCTCCAGTCGCTCGACCTGTCCAGCCGGCGGATCGACGTCGGCATCCGGGGCGCCGTGAGCAAGCAGGGCATCCGCGCCGACCTGCACGGCGTGGCGATCGTCAAGGTCGGCGGCACCGAGGACGCGATCCGGGCCGCCGCACAACGGTTCCTGCACCAGCAGGACGAGATCGACAACTTCACCCGGGAGGTGTTGGCCGGCGCGCTGCGCTCGATCGTCGGCCGGCTCACCGTCGAGGAGGTCATCCGGGACCGGGCGGCATTCGCCAGCGCGGTCGCCGAGGAGGCCGAGCACTCGATGACCAACCAGGGTCTGGTGCTGGACACCTTCCAGCTCCAGGACATCCTCGCCGAAGGCTCCTACCTGCAGGACCTGGGCCGCCCCGAGGCCGCCCGCGTGCTCAAGGACGCGGCGATCGCCGAGGCGCGGGCCCGGCAGCAGGCCGAGCAGGAGCGGCTGCTCGCCGAGGAGGCCATCGCCGAGGCGAACCGCAACCTGGCCCTGAAGCAGGCAGGCATCCAGGCCGAGATCGACGCGGCGAAGGCGAAGTCCGCGGCGGCCGGACCGCTCGCCCAGGCCGAGCGGGACCAGGCGATCCTCTCCGAGCAGCAGAAGGTCGCCGAGCGCAACGCGGAACTCAAGCAACGCCAACTCGACACCGAGGTTCGCAAGCCGGCCGACGCCGCCCGGTACAAGGTGGAGCAGGAGGCCGAGGCGGCCCGCGCCGCGGCGGTGCTGCACGCCGACGCACAGCGCCAGTCCGTCATCGCCGCCGCGCAGGCGTCCGCCGAGCAGGCCCGCCTCACCGGTGAGGGCGAGCGGGCCCGACGGGCCGCGCTCGCCGAGGCGAACGCCATCGAGGGCGCCAAGGAGGGTGAGGCCGAGCAGCGGCGGCGCTCCGCCATCGCCGATGCCGTGGAGCGGGAAGGTCAGGCCGACGCGGCAGCCATCCTGGCGAAGGGTGAGGCCGAGGCCGACGCGATGGCCCGCAAGGCCGAGGCGTTCGCCGCGTACGGAGAGGCGGCCGTGCTGGACCTTCTGGTCAAGGTGCTGCCGCAGGTCGTCGAGGCGGCCAGTGCGCCGATCGGGGCGATCGACAAGATGACAGTCATCTCCACCGACGGCGCGTCGTCGCTGACGAAGTCGGTGGCCGGCAACGTGGCCCAGGGGCTCCAACTCGGCAGTGACCTCACCGGGATCGACCTGCCCGGCCTGCTGGCGCGGCTCGGCTCGGCTTCCACTCCGACCGGCAACGGCGCCGCGTCAGTCGACGGGAAGGCCGTCGAGAGCCGCTGA
- a CDS encoding methylated-DNA--[protein]-cysteine S-methyltransferase: protein MRWTVLDSPIGEFSVATDGTSVCGAAFGRVDAAVDEPGDALSRQAVTDLRAYFAGELTAFGVPVSMPRGSDFERAVWREMTRIPYGETLTYGEVARLVGDAGAARAVGVACNRNPVPVIVPCHRIVGAGGKLVGFGGGLPRKVKLLELEAGVALRHAWS from the coding sequence ATGCGCTGGACCGTGCTCGACTCACCGATCGGTGAGTTCTCCGTCGCCACCGACGGCACGAGCGTCTGCGGCGCCGCCTTCGGTCGGGTCGACGCAGCTGTCGACGAGCCCGGCGACGCGCTGTCCCGGCAGGCGGTGACCGATCTGCGGGCGTACTTCGCCGGTGAGCTGACCGCGTTCGGCGTCCCGGTGTCGATGCCCCGGGGCTCCGACTTCGAGCGGGCCGTGTGGCGGGAGATGACCCGAATCCCGTACGGAGAGACGCTGACGTACGGCGAGGTGGCGCGCCTGGTCGGCGATGCCGGAGCGGCGCGGGCGGTGGGTGTGGCCTGCAACCGCAACCCGGTGCCGGTGATCGTGCCGTGTCACCGGATCGTCGGCGCGGGCGGCAAGCTGGTCGGCTTCGGTGGGGGCCTGCCCCGCAAGGTCAAGCTGCTCGAGTTGGAGGCCGGGGTCGCGCTGCGACACGCCTGGTCCTGA
- a CDS encoding ribbon-helix-helix protein, CopG family, whose translation MAFTLTLKPEVEQRLRELAEAEHRSMHKTVEVAIQEYLERQERNEWTRQAARRVLEEDAEFFEMLGDR comes from the coding sequence ATGGCCTTCACCCTGACGCTCAAGCCCGAGGTCGAGCAGCGCCTTCGGGAGCTGGCCGAGGCGGAACACCGTTCGATGCACAAGACCGTCGAGGTGGCGATCCAGGAATACCTCGAGCGTCAGGAGCGCAACGAGTGGACCCGCCAGGCCGCCCGACGGGTCTTGGAGGAAGACGCCGAATTCTTCGAGATGTTGGGGGATCGGTGA
- a CDS encoding inositol-3-phosphate synthase, which produces MGSVRVAIVGVGNCASSLVQGVEYYRNANPNDRVPGLMHVAFGDYHVNAVEFVAAFDVDAKKVGMDLAEAIVASENNTIKLCDVPPTGVSVQRGPTFDGLGQYYREIVEESDATPVDVTQALRDAQVDVVVCYLPVGSEQAAKFYAQAAIDAGCAFVNALPVFIASDPEWAKKFEDAGLPIVGDDIKSQVGATIVHRALAKLFEDRGVELLRTYQLNFGGNMDFMNMLERKRLVSKKISKTQSVTSQIPHEMSKSDVHIGPSDHVPWLDDRKWAYIRLEGRSFGDTPLNAELKLEVWDSPNSAGVIIDAVRAAKIALDRKIGGPILSASSYFMKSPPVQYADHDAHQAVEEFIAGEVTR; this is translated from the coding sequence ATGGGCTCCGTCCGCGTCGCCATCGTCGGTGTGGGTAACTGCGCCTCGTCCCTGGTTCAGGGCGTCGAGTACTACCGGAACGCCAACCCGAACGACCGCGTCCCGGGTCTCATGCACGTCGCCTTCGGCGACTACCACGTCAACGCCGTGGAGTTCGTCGCGGCATTCGACGTGGACGCCAAGAAGGTGGGCATGGACCTCGCGGAGGCGATCGTCGCCAGCGAGAACAACACCATCAAGCTCTGCGACGTGCCGCCGACCGGCGTCAGCGTGCAGCGCGGTCCGACCTTCGACGGTCTGGGCCAGTACTACCGCGAGATCGTCGAGGAGTCGGACGCCACCCCGGTCGACGTGACGCAGGCGCTGCGCGACGCGCAGGTCGACGTCGTCGTCTGCTACCTCCCGGTCGGCTCCGAGCAGGCCGCCAAGTTCTACGCCCAGGCGGCCATCGACGCCGGCTGCGCGTTCGTCAACGCCCTGCCGGTCTTCATCGCCTCCGACCCCGAGTGGGCCAAGAAGTTCGAGGACGCGGGCCTGCCGATCGTCGGTGACGACATCAAGAGCCAGGTCGGCGCCACCATCGTGCACCGCGCCCTCGCGAAGCTCTTCGAGGACCGCGGCGTCGAGCTGCTGCGCACGTACCAGCTCAACTTCGGCGGCAACATGGACTTCATGAACATGCTGGAGCGCAAGCGCCTGGTCTCGAAGAAGATCTCGAAGACCCAGTCGGTCACCTCGCAGATCCCGCACGAGATGAGCAAGAGCGACGTGCACATCGGCCCGTCGGACCACGTGCCGTGGCTGGACGACCGCAAGTGGGCGTACATCCGCCTGGAGGGCCGCTCGTTCGGTGACACCCCGCTCAACGCCGAGCTCAAGCTCGAGGTGTGGGACTCTCCGAACTCGGCCGGCGTCATCATCGACGCGGTCCGGGCCGCGAAGATCGCCCTGGACCGGAAGATCGGCGGCCCGATCCTGTCGGCCTCGTCGTACTTCATGAAGTCCCCGCCGGTGCAGTACGCCGACCACGACGCCCACCAGGCCGTCGAGGAGTTCATCGCCGGTGAGGTCACGCGCTGA
- a CDS encoding PadR family transcriptional regulator, protein MLEFAILGLLQESPMHGYELRKELTAKLGAIRAAISYGSLYPTLRRLQAAGWITEAAETPATAEEVPALTSRRGRVVYKITAEGKERFAQLIAQAGPETYDDTGFGVHFAFFARTDQATRLRILEGRRRKIEERREGLRDVLGRAAERLDAYTLELQRHGLDACEREVRWLEELIANERSGRAPTVPNIGTAGGRREDNSPPPPGETRNERP, encoded by the coding sequence GTGCTTGAGTTCGCCATCCTCGGCCTCCTGCAGGAGTCTCCGATGCACGGCTATGAGCTGCGCAAGGAGCTGACCGCCAAACTCGGCGCGATCCGGGCGGCGATCAGCTACGGCTCGCTCTATCCCACGCTACGCAGGCTGCAGGCGGCGGGATGGATCACCGAAGCTGCTGAGACACCCGCCACTGCCGAGGAGGTTCCCGCGCTGACCAGCCGACGAGGTCGGGTGGTGTACAAAATCACCGCGGAAGGCAAGGAACGCTTCGCCCAGCTGATCGCACAGGCCGGGCCCGAGACGTACGACGACACGGGCTTCGGGGTGCACTTCGCGTTCTTCGCCCGGACCGACCAGGCGACCCGACTGCGCATTCTGGAGGGTCGCCGCCGCAAGATCGAGGAGCGTCGCGAAGGGCTTCGTGACGTGCTGGGCCGGGCGGCCGAGCGCCTCGACGCTTACACGCTGGAACTGCAGCGCCACGGCCTTGATGCCTGTGAGCGCGAGGTCCGCTGGCTGGAGGAGCTCATCGCCAACGAGCGCTCCGGCCGAGCCCCGACGGTCCCGAACATCGGGACAGCCGGCGGCCGACGAGAAGACAACAGCCCGCCTCCGCCTGGAGAGACCAGGAATGAGCGGCCGTGA